The DNA segment GGAGAAACCCTGTGATAAACCAACCAACAACCTTCGGATCGTCAATAACCAGCCACAGGATGGTCAGAAAAAGGACTTTGCTGTGTGTGTCAAAGGATTAGACTTTTCTTACGTAGACTTAAGTGTGCGGATCGTTGAGTGGCTGGAAGTGCTCTTCAGTCTTGGTGCTGACAAGGTGTTTTTCTACAATCTTGGGATACACCCAAATATCAGCAAAATCCTTAATTATTATGAACATATAGGACGAGTGGATGTTAAAAAATTAACACTCCCAGGTGACCAACCTAATGTGCATGGCTTGTTGCATATGTATTTAAAACATAACAATTTACGCCAGTGTCAGAACGAAATTATACCGTATAATGACTGTATATACAGAAATATGCACCAGTACAAGTTTATAGCTCTATTAGACATTGATGAAGTCATTATGCCCAAGACAGCTGAAGACTGGGCGTCGCTGATGGAGCAGGTGGCTCCGGGAGTGATGACCACAAACAACTACACTCACGCATCATATTGTGCTCGCAATGTGTACTTCTTGGACTCCATGCAGGACGCTCACGGCCATGTCCACAACATACCTCCTTACTTACACATGATGCAACACATCTACCGTGCTGCCAATTACACACCACCCGGACACTACGTTAAGTGTCTGCATGATCCAGAGAAGATCGTCACAATCCACAACCACTATCCCTTCTCCTGCTTCGCCTACTGCAACTCCAAGAATATGCCCGAGGAACACGTCCATCTCCAGCACTACCGCAAGGAGTGTGCTGGTGAACTGGGTTCTCTGTGTTCATATTTCAGAAATCACACAGTTCTCGACGACAGAGTCCTGAGATATAAGGAAACTCTGACCAAGAACGTTTCAAAAGTTTTGCATCAACTCGGGTTCTTGAAGCGATGACTgtcacacagttgacacacacacactgttatgtTACATTACTAGAGGGCCAGGAGTCACCGGCTGCAGTTTCTGGACGCTGACTACCTAGACGGACTGCGTGAGTCAGACTCCTGTCAGCCAGCTCGTCCACTAAGGTTTCTCAACGTAAAGAAACTGTTGTAATAAAGTGtccttccttatcctaaccttgcCAGAGGACCTaaagcagaaaacgggacagtatgtctatttcgcgagccactaccattttctagtacgacaatttgtgGCCGTAGGTCGAGTATACGTCAAACTGCGACGTTCTGTTAGAAGGACGGGTTGCTGATCATCGTCAGAAACGTTCAAGTAGTTAGGTAGCTTCTTTCCCTTAACCCCTTGTGTTTGTTTCGTTCTGAGGAACGATATCAGTTTATTCTTGTATTGTTTTGACTGTGCTAACGATTCTGTGATTTATGTTATAATTATGTTTTCCTATGATTCAAGTTCAGTGAAATAAAAAACTGATTGTCATAGCCTAGTGACTGCTTTAGACTTCAGTTTGTGCCCTCGCTACTTAAATGAGGTTACTGCTAACGAAAAGATAGAATTATTCAAGAcagcttcaataaaaaaaatccagttGATGCTCAGTTAATGTGTTTTGCAACACTCTGGAGAGAGATTACAGTAACCTTTTGTGTTTAAAGAGAGCTACATGTGGTCAGTTTTTAATTTTGACAATGTTTGTGCATctacatatatttttcttttctttttattaATTAAATACCATTTGTATATGCCGTGTTTGTGTCCCCTTCACTGTTGTTTATTTACTGGTGATGGCCAACACTCATACAGAATCTTAATGATTGATATACACAGCGGGAAATGTGTGGGAGAGGCTAAGCTGGAGGAGTTGCAGCCTACGTCAGAAGGTAGCATACACTCAAGAGGGAGTGTGTATCAACACCAGACAACGTCAGGAGGTAGCATGCACTCAAGAGGAAGTGTGTATCAACACCAGACATCATCAGGAGGTAGCATACACTCAAGAGGGAGTGTGTATCAACACCAGACAACGTCAGGAGGTAGCATACACTCAAGAGGAAGTGTGTATCAACACCAGACAACGTCAGGAGGTAGCATACACTCAAGAGGAAGTGTGTATCAACACCAGACATCATCAGGAGGTAGCATACACTCAAGAGGAAGTGTGTATCAACACCAGACAACGTCAGGAGGTAGCATACACTCAAGAGGAAGTGTGTATCAACACCAGACATCGTCAGGAGGTAGCATGCACTCAAGAGGAAGTGTGTATCAACACCAGACAACGGGCAAGTCTAAGCTCCGCAGTTATCTGACAACTACACCGggtgcagtgtatgtgtgtggagtTGAGAGTTGTATACAGTGGGCATTGAGTGAGTGATTCCTGAACCCCCATCTACAGTGCCGAGGACGACGCCCTCAAGAAGAGTTACGGGCTAGAGCCGTCTTAGAGCTGCTCATTCTGCTCTACCACCCCTAGGGATTGCCGGTGTCATTAACGGTTCTCGAGGGAGCTGCTAGCCTTCTTGTGCCGGTGATTGACACAGCGAGAAGgtgcaacaacacacacacacacttagctcaCCACTCagtgacccaaccaaaactgctccacagccacatcaggaggaaaagagcagtgaaggaacaagtgatgaaactgatacacagagaacgacaaagaggtgtgtgaagaactcaacaagagtttccaggaggtcttcacaatagaacaaggagaggtccctgcactaaatgcaacccgttctcgcaaatttaataagtcaatattgacttattaaatatgtgcataggtgacatacttaacataatagatacccttaaaaagattcatagaaaacaccgaccttacctaaccttgttagtatcttaagataagcatcttattgcttcgtaattacaattattacctaacctataataggtataggttaagtaataattgtaattacgaagcaataagatgcttatcttaagatactaacaaggttaggtaaggtcggtgttttctatgaatctttttaagggtatctattatgtttagtatatcacctatgcacgtagttaataagtcaatattgactttacgaatttgcgagaacgggttgctaaatGAGGAGGtaaaccgaacaaccttggaggaaatttacctcaccagtgatgaggtcaaaaggaatctgttggagctaaatgtgtcaaaggctgttgggcctgacagaatctcaccgtggattctaaaaggtgcagaagcactaagtgtgccactctctatggtgtataacaggtcactggaaacaggagaccttccgaaaagctggaagacagctaatgtagtcccaatttacaaaaagggtgacaggcaagaggcgctgaactacaggccagtttccctaacttgtataccatgcaaggtgatggagaagattgtgaggaaaaggctcgtagagtatctggagggaaacagctttgtaacacaccaccagcatgggttcagagatggtaaatcgtgcctcacatgcctaatagaattctatgaccaagcaacacaaattaggcaggaaagagaagggtgggcagactgcattttcttggattgtcagaaagcctttgacacagtacctcacaaaaggctgttacaaaagttggagcagcaggcaggagtaaaaggtaaggtgctccagtggataagggagtatctaagcaataggaaacggcgagtaacggtgaggggggaaacatcagagtggcgagatgtcaccagcggggttccacagggctctgtactcggacccatcctgttgctagtatatgtaaacgaccttccagagggtatagactcattcttctcattgtatgctgatgatgccaaaattatgaaataatcaaaacagatgaagatagacagagactacaggacgacctggacaaactggaggaatggtctagaaaattactgctaaagttcaactcaggaaagtgtaaagtaatgaaattaggcgaagggagcagaaggctgaacacaaggtaccatctgggaggtgaaatcctgcaagagtcaaatagagagaaagatctgggggtcgatatcacatcgaacctgtccccagaggtccacatcaaaaggatatcatcagtggcttATATCATCACTGGCCAATAtaggaactgcctttagaaacttgtgtaaggaatcgttcagaaccttgtataccacttatgtaagaccaatcctggagtatgcagctccagcctggagtccatacctagttaaacacaagccgAAGTTATAgatgattcagaggtatgccaccagactggtcccggaactgagaggaatgagctacgaggaaaggcaaagggagctgaacctcacagccctggaaaacagaagagtaaggggagacatgatagccacctacaaaattctcaggggaattgacagggtcgacaaagacaaactctttaacacggatggaacacgaacaaggggacacaggtggaaacttaatacccagatgagccacagacacgttagaaagaattttttcagtgtcagggtagttaacaaatggaatgcattaagtagtgttgtggtggaagctgactatatctatatttgacacagtttcaaatatttaattatttatttatttatttatttatttatttatatatatacaagaaggtacattgggtttgtgagaatacattggatagtacagtatttacactcttgtaaagccactagtacgcgcagcgtttcgggcaggtccttaatctaacagataattttaagtaggtaatttctatcagaattgataaatgataaagatacattgcaagagaaaaatgagatgagagagcttagtaagtatattaaagcacattgttatattatattaagcagtctccgtggtgtagtggtaagacactcgcctggcgttccgcgagcgctatgtcatgggttcgtatcctggccggggaggatttactgggcgcaattccttaactgtagcctctgtttaacgcaacagtaaaatgtgtacttggatgaaaaaacgattcttcgcggcaggatctcgtattccagggaccataggattaaggacttgcccgaaacgctacgagtactagtggctgtacaagaatgtaacaactcttgtatatatctcaaaaaaaaaaaaaaagctctgattgattacattgacagcttgattagtaatttaaacaagattaatagacaccatacagcagattcagagcacatataagacagctatGATcaaaatggtaaagatgttcagattgggtagatATGATATGATATTcagaatatagatatgatagagcccagtaggctcaggaatctgttcaccagttgattgacagttgagagtcgggaccaaagagccagaactcaaccctcgcaaacacaactaggtgagtacacacacacacacacaaacacacagaaacggacagagagaaagatctaggagttgatatcacaccaaatctgtctcctgatGCCCACATAAAAGGAATTACATCTgtagcatacgcgaggctggataacatcagaacagccttcaggaacctgtgtaaggaatcattcagaatcttgtacaccacatatgtaagaccaatcctggagtatgcggccccatcatgaagcccgtaccttgtcaagcacaaaacgaagctgaaaaatttcagaggtatgccactagactagtcccagaactaagaggcatgagttatgaggaaagactgtgtgaggtgcacctcacaacactggaatacagaagagtaagtggagacatgatcattacctacaaaattctcagaggaattgacagggtagataaggataaacgttttaacacgggtggtacgcgagcaaggggacacaggtggaaactgaatacccaaatgagccacagggacgttagaaagaactttttcagtgtaagagtagttaacaagtggaatgcactaggcagtgatgttgtggaggcaaactccatacacagtttcaaatgtagatatgatagagcccagtaggctcaggaatctctacatcagttaattgacggttgagaggcaggaccaaaaagccagagctcaacccccgcaagcacaactaggtgagtacaattaggtgagtacacacacacacacttagggcgctggtgtctgagtggacagcacgcaggatacgtaatcctgtgagccggggttcgattcccggcgccggcggaaacagatgggcatttcttctactctgatgcccctgttacctagcagtaaataggaacctgggagttcgacagctgttacgggtgtTTCCTGAGGGTGTGcgtgtgaaaaaaaatagttgttagtaacagttgactgattgacagttgagaggcgggccgaaagagcagatctcaacccccgcaagcacatctaggtgaatacacacacggcGGCGTGCGAAGCTGGCTAACacgagaacagccttcaggaacctgtgtaaggaatcattcagaaccttgtataccgcagatgtaagaccagtcctggagtagtggccattgcatggagcccgtaccttgccaagtacaaggcgaagctggaaaaagttcagtcgtatgccactaggctagtctcagaactaagaggcatgagttatgaggaaaggctgagtgaactgcacctcacgtcactcgaagacagaagagctcgcggagacatgattaccacatacaaaattccttGAGAAATTAACAGGGTTGACAAAGATGGATGATTATTTAAATCGGGTGGTACAcgcgcaaggggacacaggtggaaactgaatacccaaatgagccacagagacattagaaagaactttttcactgtcagagttgttagtaaatggaatgcactaggaagtgatgtggtggaggctgacttcatacacaatttcaaatgtagatatgatagagcccagcaggctcagagATCTATACACCAGTAGAGtgacggttgggaggcgggactaaagagccgaagctcaagccccacaagcacaactaggtgagtacacacacacacgatccaGTGATCATTATGTCTTATTCTTTGATTATATGATCGAACTTAAAACTATGACCACGAGACAAAGGGTCAGGGAGAGGAGAGTTGACCATATAAAAGGAGATTACATGAGTGTAAGAGAGTATCTGGCGAACGCACAGTGGAAGGATGAACGTAGAGGAACGACAGTACAGGAAATGATGGATAAGGCCAATGGAGACGCAAAGAAGCTGAAGTGTGTTTCATACCAACCATAAAGAAAAAACGTATGAGAGAATATAATAATCC comes from the Procambarus clarkii isolate CNS0578487 chromosome 25, FALCON_Pclarkii_2.0, whole genome shotgun sequence genome and includes:
- the LOC138368648 gene encoding uncharacterized protein; translation: MDQLRQSRVWKHIPIKLKRFLFVIFCFFLFFIPISFHVWDVAPEDVRRSLLLQSLVKGSLQTSTSEEYPEPAIDKTVRNDTDEILKNLPNLPLSYLENHNPHPWSGNNKCAQYPPLFDISFNNLYWQVLQTSNGTFYLFSAFYDNRTLNEKKPSLRILGIINRIDPTVKTHCQIWYDGNNSPVISNITEYRYMWYKVWGQYQDRKKDPYLMECVVPAEHRHQVPQSVSLVEKPCDKPTNNLRIVNNQPQDGQKKDFAVCVKGLDFSYVDLSVRIVEWLEVLFSLGADKVFFYNLGIHPNISKILNYYEHIGRVDVKKLTLPGDQPNVHGLLHMYLKHNNLRQCQNEIIPYNDCIYRNMHQYKFIALLDIDEVIMPKTAEDWASLMEQVAPGVMTTNNYTHASYCARNVYFLDSMQDAHGHVHNIPPYLHMMQHIYRAANYTPPGHYVKCLHDPEKIVTIHNHYPFSCFAYCNSKNMPEEHVHLQHYRKECAGELGSLCSYFRNHTVLDDRVLRYKETLTKNVSKVLHQLGFLKR